The Capra hircus breed San Clemente chromosome 11, ASM170441v1, whole genome shotgun sequence genomic interval ggaaattcaCACCCTGCCTGTCCTGGGCCCTCCTGGAGAGAGAACTGGCAATGGTACCCAGACCCAACATTGCTGGGACTCCCAAGGGAGCTTTCAAAAAATGCAGATGCCCAGGCTCCCCTCTCGACCAGCTGAACCAGAATCTCTGCGGTGGAGGTGAGAACTCCTCATTTATTACATCCCTGGATTCAGAAGGTCGTTAGGTTCCAAAACGTGAACTGAGTCTCTGTTCGCTTTTTCCAGcgttggggaggaggagggagggagggaggtttttACAGTGGAAGAATTTTCTATCAATCGTGACAGTCCATCTCTAAACAGTTCCAAACCAGCCGCTTCACCCAGGAATCCAGGGGACACACGGGCAAACACACACAGGCCCCCTGGGGCCAAGATCGCGTGCTCAGCCAGTTGCCAGGAAACCCGGCCCCGGGGCCTGTCACAATCTCAAAGGGGCCATCGGTCCCCCAGGTTCAGCCCCGGTGGCTCATGGCCAGTGGTCTGGCGGCCGAGGTGGTGTCCACGGCTGGTCACAGATGGCGGGCTGCCTCCCAGACAATCTGCAGGGCCATGGAGGCGCAGGGGAGCTGGGCCAGGGTGTAGGCCAGGGAGCGGGTGGGTGCCCGCAGTTTCCCCAGGTAGGCCACGGTGTGTATCATGCGGCCCAGGAAGAAGACCAGGAAGTGCATCCGGGCGATGAAGGGGTTCGGTCCGAGGAAGGAGTACACAAAGCCCAGGAACAGGAAGGGGTAGATGGTCTCCATGTCGTTCCGGTGGGCTCTGAGAAGGCAAAGGGGTGCAGTCAGCCAGGTGTCAGCTTTGAGAATGTCCTGGATGCTGGGACCCTCTGCCCCCAAAGGCCCTGCGCCCCTGGGGATCATCTCTGGCATACCAGACTGATGTCCACTGTGGCAGGGACAAGGAGGTACCCCAGAGGCAGACGGGGACTGTGACTCCAAGCTGGTGCCTGCGAGCCGCTCAGGAAGCGAAGCCCTGTTAATGGCCTGGGAGCCATGAAGGGCTGCTGCTTGGGTTCTCCTACCAAGCCCCAGGGCCCGCCAGGACCCAGCACCTGACATGGTCTACCCCTGTCCTCCCCTCTGGCCGTGGACACCAGCAGGGAAAAGTGGGGCTCAGTGGGGTTGCGTGAGAGCTGGAGCGGGGCCTAGGCCTGCCTCCAGcccctgatctttttttttttctttcccaattttggctgtaccatgtggcttatgggatctcagttccttgaccaggaattgaacccaggacaCAGTGGTGAAAgtactgaatcctaaccactagactaccaaggAACTCCCCAGCCCATGCTGTGTACCTCCCCAAGGCAGGGCTTTTCTGAGGCCGTTTCCTTCTGAATGCAGGTGCCTCCCCAGTAGGACAGGCAAAGAGCACATGTCTGACATCCACGCCTGGCTCTGTCTTCTGCCCCTAAATCTAAGCAAACCCTTCCTCCTCTCAGGGATTCAGGAATAACAGTAACAACTTCCACTCACAGAGCCAGCCAATCGCTGGGCAGTAGTGACGCTGTTTCCTCTGTGCTaccctgcttctttctttctttaaaatgatcaagtgtgtgtgtatgcgcggtGATGGGAGTGAGCGTGGGGGTGGATGTGTATAACCCGGCCATAAAAAAAGTGACCAACAAAGAAAACTCATCCACTTCTGCTAAGAGTCGGTTTACATTTTCCATGACTCCTGCTAATGGGCAGCTTCCTCTGAGGAGGGAGGTCGAGTCCCATAAATTAGAGGCTGAGCAAGAGACTGAAGCCAGAGATGGCATGTTGGAGGCGCAAATAAACAGGAACACAGTGCCCGAGCCATGACCTCCCCTGAGGAAAGGCCACATGTGTGAGGCGTGGAGATGCTGCTGGAAGCGAAGCCCCTTCTCCAAGCCTTTCAGCTGGAAGGTTTCACCAAGGTTGCACCAGCAAGCCAGGCCCAGCCCAACTGCCCCTAAGTGGGGACCTGCTGTGGTCCTGCTCTTCCATCCCACTCTTGCAAGGAGAGTCTCAGCCAAGGGCCATGGTATGTGGATGCTCGGAactgggcagggtggggaggaggagcacTCCACAGCCCAGGGCTACAGGGGTCTCTGCAGCATGACTAGGCTGGGTGTGGTCAGGGAAAGAGGCATTTCTGGTAAAGCCTGAAAGGTGAGGGGCCATCTGTGCAGGAACGAACTCTCCAGGGAGAAGGATGggcacgtgcaaaggccctgaggcgggAATGGGCCGAGTGTGTTCAAGGCCTAGTAAGTGAGCATTCCATGCGTGTCTGGAATGTGGTCACAAGAGGGAGTGAAGCAGGATCAAGATAAGCGGGGGAGAAAGCCCTCAGGAAGGAGAGTAAGGGGTCTGGAATTCAATCTGGATGTACAAAAGCTCCCATAAACTCATCAGGGCCTGGATCTTTCTTAGGTCAAACTTGGGACACAGCAGTTGGAGTCTCTGTCCCCATATCCTGGACCAAACAAGAGTCTTCCTTCTTATCTCACAGAGCCCAACCTTGGAACCCAGCCCCAGGGAACACAAGTCTATAGCAGGGCCGGTCTCACCAGCTGGGGGAAGTACTGCTGGATGCCCACGTGAAAGAAGCTGGCTGGGTCTTGGCTTCAGGGACaaaatggggggcgggggggaactgAGGATGGGGGCCACTCCAGTTCCTTCATCAACTGAACAAGTCCTTTGTGTTATCTGGGAAGAGGCAGCAACTGTGGCTCTAAAATCATCCCATGCTATGGAGAAAGAGCTGTGTAACAACAACCTCCCCACATACACCTCGGAGAACCTATTTCACGTGAAGTCTGTGTGTCTCAGAATGTGGTCTGCCTCCCACAGGTGACTCATGAGATGGCGCCAGCTGGTATTTTTGTCATCCTGGACGTTTCTGGGAAAGTTTCAGGAAAAGCGTAGCTAGCATATGATACCCATTCATTCAGACACTTCTCCTTAAAAGAGGCATTTACACTTTAAGAGTGAGTCACTTCTCAGAAAGCTGTTGAGAGGATCCTTGGCCAAACCCCAAGCACaggtgagaaaaagaaatcaggggACTCAGGGTGGAGAGGAGGCATAGGAAAGGAGGAGCAGCCCCACCTCTTGGCACCCGCATTCGAGACTAGAGGACTCAGGGGGTCACCTTCAAGGGAGCAGAGGCGCCTGGGAGCTGATAAAGCCCCTCAGCTCTGACCTTCGACCCCTGGGGTCCCCAGTCTCTCATCCTCCTCCCTCTGGTACACTGAATACCACATCGGAACCCCGGCGAAGCCAGAAGTGGTAAGGATGGAGGAGACGTGGGGAAATCAGCTGGATGAGGCAAGGTAACTCacgccctcctcccaccccaggatCTGAGCAGAGAGACATGGAGAGAGTCACGTACCAGACAGATGCTTGGGCAAAAACGTGTCATTCCAATaacaaccatttttttttaaggtgaagaTCGCTCAAAGCAGTTTCCTGCTTTGGACTTGCGTGACCTCCTGCAGCATCAGGCCGGCCCCTTCCCCTCACCAGATATTGCAACACGAGCTGCACTTTACTGCATCAGGTGATGGGTGGGGAGAGGGCCCTGTCCCCCtctccgccccgccccgcccctccttgGCAGGGACGGCAGCTGGCAGCCAGCCAGCTCTCTCCTTTTAAGTCAGGCCCGCTCTCTAGCCACACAGATGATTTCTTGGGAGTCAGGTTGATACAAGGTAAAAGCTGCTTAGTTTTAAAGGCAGATATAAAATAGAGTTAAACTGCATTCTTGCAAGGAGGGCAGAGCCCATATCTGACGGCCTGGGCTCAATGGCAGCTTAGCCGTCACGAGCGATATGGCCGTGGCAGACCTCCTCTACAGCTA includes:
- the PTGES gene encoding prostaglandin E synthase; protein product: MPSSVLELMNGQVLPAFLLCSALLVIKMYAVAVITGQVRLRKKAFANPEDAQRHGGLQYCRNDPDVERCLRAHRNDMETIYPFLFLGFVYSFLGPNPFIARMHFLVFFLGRMIHTVAYLGKLRAPTRSLAYTLAQLPCASMALQIVWEAARHL